In a genomic window of Bemisia tabaci chromosome 1, PGI_BMITA_v3:
- the LOC140225159 gene encoding uncharacterized protein — MSSSVVIERTEEKKNDDTLVIIVNADGTLSVDPDTLQKVLASQQNTPVSILQCVDSGQPATDEENENGLKANLVVEGYFPQNNNVPVSTALAPATISASNPVIGSVDEFMCGLGPTEAANLDSALQSEAAKRLLDPHLLGNYSWILIPL, encoded by the exons ATGTCCAGTTCAGTTGTAATAGAaagaactgaagaaaaaaagaatgatgaCACTCTGGTCATCATTGTCAATGCGGATGGAACGTTGTCTGTCGACCCAGATACTCTTCAAAAAGTTCTAG CAAGTCAACAAAACACACCAGTGAGTATCCTGCAATGTGTTGATAGTGGCCAGCCAGCAACCGATGAAGAGAACGAAAATGGATTAAAAGCAAATTTAGTTGTTGAAGGCTATTTTCCGCAGAACAACAATGTACCTGTATCGACAGCTCTTGCTCCTGCCACAATATCAGCCTCAAATCCTGTCATcg GATCGGTAGATGAATTTATGTGTGGATTGGGCCCAACAGAGGCGGCTAATCTGGATTCAGCTTTACAATCAGAGGCAGCGAAACGTTTGTTAGATCCACATTTACTAGGTAATTACAGTTGGATTTTGATTCCTCTTTGA
- the LOC140226086 gene encoding uncharacterized protein — protein sequence MDKSALQSKNKRENAPADCGLCSQNVKNNEYALQCDECNLWHHAKCLRISLEKFNRLAKMEKWFCSDCTYGIVLNRLTSVESKYTSLATLVKDMEDVKRENAELRNKVDQLCKQIDNIKLVNDRRDQYNLKNNIIIANIPESKDENLLNIVGNIAKVLGVKAEGILASHRLKGQTVNGPNVAPREIIVKLLRHDVKEKLMESFKKKRNGKLLWSEILGTTNKRGHEKKEKKSKDVNIYLKDHLTPFRSFLLRKAKRYLKEKKLAFAWVKRGSIYARKEEKSAAKHILTESDLDILVKTENAEIQNPEGNEDQSPAKDQVD from the coding sequence ATGGATAAATCTGCTCTACAAAGCAAAAACAAACGGGAAAATGCTCCTGCTGACTGTGGACTATGCTcgcaaaatgttaaaaataatgagTATGCCCTCCAATGTGATGAGTGCAACCTGTGGCATCATGCTAAGTGTCTTCGCATCAGCCTTGAAAAGTTCAACCGACTGGCAAAGATGGAGAAATGGTTTTGCTCTGACTGCACATATGGAATCGTCCTGAACAGATTAACCTCAGTAGAATCCAAATATACAAGCCTTGCTACCCTGGTGAAGGACATGGAGGATGTCAAGAGGGAAAATGCAGAACTGCGGAACAAAGTGGATCAGCTATGTAAACAAATTGATAATATTAAGTTAGTTAATGATCGCAGAGATCAGTACAACctcaaaaataatataattattgcAAATATCCCAGAAAGTAAAGATGAGAATCTATTAAATATTGTTGGTAATATAGCGAAAGTTCTAGGAGTTAAAGCTGAGGGTATTTTAGCAAGCCATCGCCTTAAAGGGCAAACAGTCAATGGACCAAATGTGGCTCCAAGGGAAATAATAGTCAAGTTACTTAGGCATGATGTTAAAGAAAAGCTCATGGAATCTTTTAAGAAGAAGCGCAATGGCAAACTGCTATGGTCAGAAATTCTAGGTACAACAAACAAGAGAGGGCatgagaagaaggaaaaaaagagtaaGGATGTTAACATTTACTTAAAAGACCATCTAACGCCATTCCGTAGCTTTCTACTTCGAAAGGCAAAGAggtatttgaaagaaaaaaagcttGCTTTCGCCTGGGTCAAGCGAGGATCCATCTATGCTAGAAAAGAGGAGAAGTCTGCTGCTAAACACATACTCACTGAATCAGATCTTGATATCCTGGTGAAGActgaaaatgctgaaattcagaACCCTGAGGGTAATGAAGACCAAAGCCCTGCAAAGGATCAGGTTGACTAA
- the LOC140226087 gene encoding uncharacterized protein, translating to MSHTIDAKEIKLVCVNVRSLKGNFKSFEAFLKSRRSIYDIIICTETWYNAEKMHLVSLEGYVSLHASAGLNKSDGVSMYIKKGITFEEIPVITTVFSSLQIKLKAKNTEIRVMGIYRSPSRPTGIDFFQELGNSLVKGQNEMLVVTGDFNINLLATEAPTIELLDLLSGKGFISLINEPTRPNLKGEDTCLDHIYISKLSKDILVKGEVIKSKVADHYPVQLSIGTKIKCTAPGVDTNITVINYQEVAKNLSGKNWDSLYKITDTNVAIENLYKCLDETIRLNSCIRKKPACRDKILKPWITIGIVRSIQRRDKIFKLWSSDKSNEELRYKYLLYRNAIVKLIRNSKSNYYQKEIRKAKNDPRKYWCIINKLSGREKSRDCRIDVPPDELNDYFSTIGERLSDEVTKEYKKSSHKIAHQTHRAPKISFENSMFMYATNEDEIRAIIAKLKSNTSCGSDTVSVTLLKTCSFQLSKPLTYLSNLMIQTGVFPDKLKIAEALPF from the exons ATGTCACATACTATTGATGCCAAGGAAATCAAGTTAGTTTGTGTGAATGTTAGGTCACTGAAGGGTAACTTCAAAAGCTTTGAAGCCTTTTTAAAGAGTAGACGATCAATCTATGACATTATTATCTGTACAGAAACATGGTATAATGCGGAAAAAATGCACCTGGTTTCTCTTGAAGGATATGTTAGTCTCCATGCCAGCGCTGGACTGAATAAGTCTGATGGCGTCTCCATGTATATCAAAAAAGGTATTACATTTGAAGAAATACCTGTTATTACTACTGTTTTCTCCAGTTTACAAATTAAGCTCAAAGccaaaaatactgaaataaggGTTATGGGGATTTATCGATCTCCCTCCAGACCAACTGGTATTGACTTTTTCCAAGAACTTGGAAATAGCCTAGTCAAGGGTCAAAATGAAATGCTAGTTGTTACGGGCGACTTCAACATCAATCTACTTGCTACAGAAGCCCCTACGATTGAATTACTAGATCTTTTGTCAGGAAAAGGTTTTATTAGTCTGATAAATGAACCCACTAGACCAAACCTCAAAGGTGAGGACACTTGTCTAGACCATATTTACATATCAAAACTATCTAAGGATATTTTAGTCAAGGGCGAAGTGATCAAAAGTAAGGTCGCAGACCATTACCCTGTCCAGCTCTCTATTGGGACAAAAATCAAGTGCACAGCTCCAGGGGTAGATACAAACATTACAGTAATTAATTACCAAGAAGTAGCTAAAAATCTTAGTGGCAAAAACTGGGATAGTTTGTATAAAATTACTGATACAAATGTAGCAATAGAAAACCTCTATAAGTGTCTTGATGAGACTATTAGACTAAATTCATGTATAAGGAAAAAACCAGCTTGTAGAGATAAAATACTGAAGCCTTGGATCACCATAGGTATCGTTCGTAGCATCCAAAGAcgtgacaaaattttcaaactttggtCAAGCGATAAGAGTAATGAGGAGCTGAGGTACAAATATCTTCTCTATCGTAATGCTATCGTCAAGTTGATCAGAAACAGTAAAAGCAATTATTACCAAAAAGAAATACGGAAAGCTAAAAATGATCCAAGGAAGTATTGGTGTATTATTAACAAATTGAGTGGACGGGAAAAAAGTAGGGATTGCCGAATAGATGTTCCACCCGATGAATTAAATGATTACTTTAGTACAATAGGTGAGAGATTGAGCGATGAGGTCACCAAAGAATATAAAAAATCTAGTCACAAAATTGCACATCAGACTCATAGAGCtccaaaaatttcttttgaaaactccATGTTTATGTATGCCACTAATGAGGATGAAATTAGGGCAATAATTGCCAAACTAAAATCGAACACCAGTTGTGGCTCAGATACAGTATCAGTTACATTACTCAAAACCTGCTCTTTCCAACTGTCAAAACCTCTCACCTATCTATCTAATCTTATGATACAAACTGGAGTATTTCCAGATAAGCTAAAAATTGCTGAG GCTCTACCATTCTGA